The following coding sequences lie in one Vicinamibacterales bacterium genomic window:
- a CDS encoding type II toxin-antitoxin system VapC family toxin, giving the protein MTKRRTPAGAPRRRRRRAVGTTADVAVALRYVESSALVAALLERDSAARAAIRGPGRRVSSSLTLAEATRAVIRARATGRLTAADERAAVRALQVFARRCDLVSVTDAVLARAARPCPVEPIRTLDAVHLATVEQLGEPPALITIVTRDARVRENARVLGYATE; this is encoded by the coding sequence GTGACGAAGCGTAGAACACCGGCCGGCGCTCCTCGTCGGCGGCGGAGACGCGCGGTGGGCACAACCGCAGACGTGGCTGTGGCTCTCCGCTACGTCGAGTCAAGCGCGTTGGTGGCGGCACTGCTGGAACGCGACTCGGCCGCGAGGGCAGCGATTCGCGGCCCAGGAAGACGCGTGTCGTCGTCACTGACGCTCGCTGAGGCGACCAGGGCCGTCATCCGGGCACGAGCGACAGGACGACTGACGGCGGCCGATGAGCGAGCAGCGGTTCGAGCGCTTCAGGTGTTCGCGCGGCGATGCGATCTGGTGTCCGTCACCGACGCCGTACTTGCGCGCGCGGCTCGTCCGTGTCCGGTCGAGCCGATTCGCACGCTCGACGCCGTGCATCTCGCGACGGTCGAGCAGCTCGGCGAACCCCCGGCCCTGATCACCATCGTCACACGTGACGCGCGCGTCCGAGAGAACGCGCGCGTACTCGGCTACGCAACCGAGTAA
- a CDS encoding type II toxin-antitoxin system prevent-host-death family antitoxin, which produces METGVRELKDNLSRYIRRIEAGERITVTAHGRVVAELVPPALLSKAGRRPYDTLLAAGVIQPAIDDGDPLEDWPDIRLPRGTAAALIDSDRDEA; this is translated from the coding sequence ATGGAAACCGGCGTTCGGGAACTCAAGGACAACTTGAGCCGCTACATCCGCCGAATTGAGGCTGGAGAACGTATCACCGTGACCGCGCACGGACGCGTCGTCGCCGAGCTCGTGCCCCCGGCACTCCTCTCGAAGGCTGGCCGTCGTCCCTATGACACGTTGTTGGCCGCTGGCGTCATTCAGCCAGCGATCGACGACGGCGACCCCCTCGAGGACTGGCCTGACATCCGGCTACCGCGCGGCACGGCTGCCGCGTTGATCGACAGCGACCGTGACGAAGCGTAG
- a CDS encoding type II toxin-antitoxin system prevent-host-death family antitoxin codes for MAEVTVRELRNDGGRVLDRVERGECLTVTRDGHAVAELRPLSRRALRAAALLDRWRRLVHVDAERLRADIDAALDSAL; via the coding sequence ATGGCCGAAGTGACTGTCCGAGAGTTGCGGAATGACGGGGGGCGCGTGCTGGACCGAGTCGAGCGGGGCGAGTGCCTCACCGTCACCCGCGACGGGCATGCGGTCGCCGAGCTCCGGCCGCTCTCGCGGCGGGCGCTTCGCGCGGCGGCTCTCCTGGATCGCTGGCGTCGTCTCGTGCACGTCGACGCTGAGCGGCTCCGAGCCGACATCGACGCCGCTCTGGACTCTGCGCTGTGA
- a CDS encoding IS256 family transposase produces the protein MAKPRMDLPAFVGKLLEEQDGDVLREGIRVLSQALMETEVAGLIGADRHERTGERATYRNGYRLRTWDTRMGTIELAIPKLRTGTYFPSLLQPRRRAEHALLAVVQEAYVHGVSTRKVDDLVKALGVDGISKSEVSRVCAELDTVVAAFRTRALTGEHRYLWVDATYHKVRVDGRVISQATVVAVGITSDGDRQVLGVEVGPSEDRAFWTAFLRSLVKRGLKGVRLVISDAHEGLKQAISTVLSGTTWQRCRVHFMRNLLATVPHGAREAIAAIVRTIFAQPDHASAMGQLRKVADGLRPRFPQTARLLEDAAEDILAYRHLPLEHQRQLHSTNPLERLNKEIKRRSNVVGIFPNPAAVIRLVGAILLEQDDEWAVAERRYFSAESMQQTVTPSLSTTAQEILAAIA, from the coding sequence ATGGCGAAGCCCAGGATGGATCTGCCGGCGTTCGTTGGCAAGCTCCTCGAGGAACAGGACGGGGACGTGCTGCGGGAAGGGATTCGGGTACTGTCCCAGGCCCTGATGGAGACGGAGGTGGCCGGGCTCATCGGCGCGGACCGCCACGAGCGCACGGGCGAGCGGGCGACGTACCGCAACGGCTACCGGCTGCGGACGTGGGATACCCGGATGGGCACGATCGAGCTGGCGATTCCGAAGCTGCGGACCGGGACGTACTTCCCATCGCTGCTGCAGCCCCGCCGGCGCGCCGAGCATGCGCTGCTGGCGGTCGTGCAGGAAGCCTACGTGCACGGCGTCTCGACGCGGAAGGTGGACGACCTGGTCAAAGCGCTTGGCGTGGATGGGATCTCGAAGTCGGAGGTCTCGCGGGTGTGCGCGGAGCTCGACACGGTGGTGGCCGCCTTCCGGACGCGCGCGCTCACGGGGGAGCATCGCTATCTCTGGGTGGATGCGACGTACCACAAGGTCCGCGTCGACGGGCGCGTCATCAGCCAGGCCACGGTCGTCGCGGTGGGCATCACCAGCGACGGCGATCGGCAGGTGCTCGGCGTGGAAGTCGGGCCGTCGGAAGACCGGGCCTTCTGGACGGCGTTCTTGCGGAGCCTGGTCAAACGCGGGCTGAAGGGCGTGCGCTTGGTCATCTCCGATGCCCATGAGGGCCTCAAGCAGGCGATCAGCACGGTCCTGAGCGGCACGACGTGGCAGCGGTGCCGCGTGCACTTCATGCGGAATCTGCTGGCGACGGTCCCGCACGGCGCCCGCGAAGCCATCGCCGCGATCGTCCGCACGATCTTCGCGCAGCCGGACCACGCCTCCGCCATGGGCCAGCTCCGCAAGGTCGCCGACGGCCTGCGCCCGCGGTTTCCGCAGACGGCCCGCCTGCTGGAAGACGCCGCGGAGGACATCCTGGCCTATCGTCACCTGCCGCTCGAACATCAGCGCCAGCTGCACAGCACGAACCCGCTGGAGCGGCTGAACAAGGAGATCAAGCGCCGGTCGAACGTCGTGGGGATCTTCCCGAACCCCGCGGCCGTAATCCGGCTCGTGGGCGCCATCCTGCTCGAACAGGACGACGAATGGGCGGTCGCCGAGCGGCGCTACTTCAGCGCGGAGTCGATGCAGCAGACGGTCACGCCGTCGCTGTCGACCACCGCCCAGGAGATCCTCGCCGCGATCGCATAG
- a CDS encoding VOC family protein codes for MTLTTYVNFAGTCTEAFNYYETHLGGTVTMRLTHREAPGPSPLPPDWQDAVLHARIALGGTELLGADIPGAEPMRSAYLSLGVESDADAERMFAALADGGRVLMPMQETFFASRFGQVRDRFGLNWMIVHEKPRP; via the coding sequence ATGACCTTGACGACCTACGTCAACTTCGCGGGCACGTGCACCGAGGCATTCAACTACTACGAGACGCACCTCGGCGGCACCGTCACCATGCGCCTCACGCACCGCGAGGCGCCCGGTCCATCGCCGCTCCCGCCCGACTGGCAGGACGCCGTGCTGCACGCCCGGATCGCCCTGGGCGGCACGGAGCTTCTGGGCGCCGACATCCCGGGCGCCGAGCCGATGCGCAGCGCCTACCTGTCGCTCGGCGTCGAGAGCGACGCCGATGCGGAGCGGATGTTCGCGGCGCTGGCCGACGGCGGACGTGTGCTGATGCCGATGCAGGAGACCTTCTTCGCGTCGCGGTTCGGACAGGTGCGCGACCGGTTCGGCCTCAACTGGATGATCGTGCACGAGAAGCCGAGGCCATAG
- a CDS encoding matrixin family metalloprotease — MIVTSDGLIFLPDGPNGELSARATDTWGSQWTGPTSGVPVQGLDGGGLLALVDNGLAEFSADGTVAAVYPTDVANPLFVLRDQEMLHGVSSAGEIEAVSVSKALAGVWSFLKNIFSSCLDTKLNAVVLPTQHIGILPKATPYTYRFVDDPAHPWLTRVASGGVDEFQKRGVRDGFNEWHKASVAKGLGYQFIEISSGQADFEIVKVDFQAMPDPEDNRPVGTSGEFKYWGYPVPPSDRRITGGTILIADDSTFVYDTKGYRKVAMHELGHAFGLAHPWAPFPKPPKDFRQVIGGTLMNNMLADPDAENPLRDDAGGRLPNRPTECDIRMVRLASTTSSY; from the coding sequence GTGATCGTGACCAGCGATGGGCTTATTTTTCTGCCCGACGGACCAAATGGCGAGCTCAGTGCGCGAGCGACGGATACTTGGGGCTCGCAGTGGACTGGGCCAACCTCAGGCGTGCCGGTCCAGGGCCTGGACGGCGGTGGCCTGCTCGCGCTGGTGGACAACGGGTTGGCGGAGTTCTCGGCGGATGGCACTGTGGCGGCCGTGTATCCGACCGACGTCGCCAACCCATTGTTCGTGTTGCGAGATCAGGAAATGCTGCACGGCGTCAGTTCCGCTGGCGAGATCGAGGCCGTGTCTGTGTCGAAAGCTCTTGCCGGCGTATGGAGCTTCCTGAAGAACATCTTCTCGTCTTGCCTCGATACGAAGCTGAATGCAGTAGTCCTTCCCACCCAGCACATCGGTATCCTGCCGAAAGCGACGCCGTACACTTACAGGTTCGTCGACGACCCCGCGCATCCGTGGCTCACACGCGTCGCGAGCGGCGGCGTTGATGAATTCCAGAAGCGAGGCGTCCGGGACGGATTCAATGAATGGCACAAGGCGAGCGTAGCGAAGGGCCTGGGCTATCAGTTTATTGAGATCAGCTCCGGTCAGGCGGACTTCGAGATAGTGAAGGTTGACTTTCAGGCGATGCCTGACCCAGAAGATAACCGGCCGGTTGGCACGTCTGGAGAGTTCAAATACTGGGGCTACCCGGTACCTCCGTCGGATCGGCGAATAACGGGCGGCACAATTCTCATTGCCGATGACTCTACATTCGTCTACGACACGAAGGGCTATCGGAAGGTCGCGATGCACGAGCTAGGCCACGCCTTTGGTCTCGCTCATCCGTGGGCGCCGTTCCCCAAGCCTCCAAAGGACTTTAGACAAGTGATCGGAGGAACGCTCATGAACAATATGCTCGCGGATCCCGACGCCGAGAATCCGCTTCGTGACGACGCTGGTGGTCGGCTACCGAACAGACCAACTGAATGCGACATCAGGATGGTGCGCCTTGCTTCTACGACTAGCAGTTACTAG
- a CDS encoding serine hydrolase — protein MRFGLSVTASALLAGASFVALHHGPAATIAVQAAAAEQAAAVYYPPPGTWAKKSAAELGMDQAALDEAVEYARTHETTREMDFSDQERIFGSMLGSVPNIRAHTNGVVIYKGYVVAEFGDPTWADPTYSVAKSMMSTVAAIAMRDGKIPSVDEPVGRLVKDGGYDTPRNAQVTWKMHLQQETEWEGTMFGKKDDFVGKAAFGEGERKPRELKRPGTYYEYNDVRINRLGLSLLRVFKESVPDVFRREVMDPIGASNTWRWIPYHNSFVDVDGRRLASVSGGTRWGGGVWINAMDMARFGYLWLRGGKWGDKQIVPPAYVKAAVTPSANGPDYGYLWWLNTQGKNYPGLPANAFGAKGAGSNTIVILPDQDLVVVWRWHRGNEAEFAKRVVAAIRPASMQQH, from the coding sequence ATGAGATTCGGCCTCTCGGTCACGGCCTCCGCGCTCCTGGCCGGCGCCTCGTTCGTCGCCCTGCACCACGGTCCGGCCGCCACTATAGCCGTCCAGGCGGCCGCCGCGGAGCAGGCCGCCGCCGTCTACTACCCGCCGCCCGGCACGTGGGCGAAGAAGTCGGCGGCCGAGCTCGGCATGGACCAGGCGGCGCTCGACGAGGCCGTCGAGTACGCCAGGACGCACGAGACCACCCGCGAAATGGACTTCAGCGACCAGGAGCGCATCTTCGGGTCGATGCTGGGGTCGGTGCCGAACATCCGCGCCCACACGAACGGCGTCGTCATCTACAAGGGCTACGTCGTGGCCGAGTTCGGCGACCCGACGTGGGCCGACCCGACCTACTCGGTGGCCAAGAGCATGATGTCCACCGTCGCCGCCATCGCGATGCGCGACGGCAAGATCCCGAGCGTGGACGAGCCCGTCGGCCGCCTGGTGAAGGACGGCGGCTACGACACGCCCAGGAACGCCCAGGTCACCTGGAAGATGCATTTGCAGCAGGAGACCGAGTGGGAAGGCACGATGTTCGGCAAGAAGGACGACTTCGTCGGCAAGGCGGCGTTCGGTGAGGGTGAGCGCAAGCCGCGGGAACTGAAGCGTCCCGGCACCTACTACGAATACAACGACGTCCGCATCAACCGGCTCGGCCTGTCCCTGCTGCGGGTCTTCAAGGAATCGGTGCCCGACGTGTTCCGGCGCGAGGTGATGGACCCGATCGGCGCGTCCAACACCTGGCGCTGGATTCCCTATCACAACAGCTTCGTCGACGTGGACGGCCGGCGGCTGGCGTCGGTCAGCGGCGGCACGCGCTGGGGCGGCGGCGTCTGGATCAACGCCATGGACATGGCGCGCTTCGGGTATCTCTGGCTCCGCGGCGGCAAGTGGGGCGACAAACAGATCGTGCCCCCCGCGTACGTGAAGGCGGCGGTCACGCCGAGCGCGAACGGTCCCGACTACGGCTACCTGTGGTGGCTGAACACGCAGGGCAAGAACTATCCGGGCCTGCCGGCCAACGCGTTCGGCGCCAAGGGCGCCGGCAGCAACACCATCGTGATCCTGCCGGATCAGGACCTGGTGGTCGTGTGGCGCTGGCACCGGGGCAACGAGGCGGAGTTCGCCAAGCGTGTCGTGGCGGCGATCCGCCCGGCCTCGATGCAGCAGCACTAG
- a CDS encoding winged helix-turn-helix domain-containing protein, whose amino-acid sequence MREPETSSGDNRVRFGLFDFDARSVELWKSGRLVPVRPQALKLLALLIARPREVVSRDEIQRALWSGDTFVDFEQGVNHAVRELRAALGDTAESPRFIQTLPRRGYRWLVPLDPVARDATPDAPPDRRERASVDSPTGGSATAASDAVVPPAPVVGGTDVTAPRTRVSRWAQGAVAVAAMVIAAVAWQARRPAATVDAAASAGSVALTVRPFVSHAEAINGLGLAHAIAERLGGQADVRSGGSLTPGAGSDGDATHVLSGDVTRTGQDVVVATDLRAANGDVTWTETFRVRADRIFDIEGVVAERVAGALRMRRAAGEQDRRRRRYTTDAGAYEDYLRGRAALVAYTPDGAQQAVRAFEAALARDPGYTLALAGLAMASADMYLRFAPPPDVEAWGARAETAARDALDRDGELAEAHLARAAIARKREFDWNTTIEASRRALILNPGLEQAHLFAAAAYYHLGYMDDARIALEQGRRLHGPDVVEPIRIEALVALFSGDFAPARARLEEVSRLSSQAIGDTYLALAYYYSGSAERGRAMLETLAAAPSASTAARAGVALAAVLAAQGDPAGARVRLARVTELAYRDHHVAYGFGTAYAQLRDVDQAVTWLRIAADTGFPCVPFFERDPLLDPLRGRAEFDGLLAYVRARRDDAISVTP is encoded by the coding sequence ATGCGCGAGCCGGAGACGTCGAGCGGAGACAACCGTGTTCGCTTCGGGCTTTTCGACTTCGACGCCCGCTCCGTCGAACTCTGGAAAAGCGGACGGCTCGTGCCGGTCCGTCCGCAAGCTCTCAAGCTGCTCGCCCTGCTGATCGCCAGGCCCCGCGAGGTCGTCTCGAGGGATGAGATCCAGCGCGCCCTCTGGAGCGGCGACACGTTCGTTGACTTCGAGCAGGGCGTGAACCACGCGGTTCGCGAGTTGCGCGCCGCGCTCGGCGACACCGCGGAGTCGCCACGCTTCATCCAGACCCTGCCACGACGCGGGTACCGCTGGCTCGTGCCGTTGGACCCAGTCGCCCGTGACGCGACGCCAGACGCTCCGCCCGATCGGCGGGAACGCGCGTCAGTCGATTCGCCGACTGGCGGGTCCGCCACGGCGGCGAGCGACGCCGTCGTCCCGCCTGCGCCGGTGGTGGGCGGCACGGACGTCACGGCACCGCGCACGCGCGTGAGCCGTTGGGCGCAGGGCGCAGTGGCGGTCGCGGCGATGGTCATCGCCGCGGTGGCCTGGCAGGCGCGGCGTCCGGCCGCCACCGTCGATGCCGCAGCGTCCGCCGGTTCGGTCGCGCTGACGGTGCGCCCATTCGTGTCCCATGCCGAAGCCATCAACGGACTCGGCCTGGCGCACGCAATCGCGGAACGCCTCGGCGGGCAGGCGGACGTGCGCAGCGGCGGCAGCCTGACGCCCGGCGCCGGGAGCGACGGCGACGCCACTCACGTGCTCAGCGGCGACGTGACGCGGACTGGGCAGGACGTGGTGGTCGCCACCGACCTGCGCGCGGCCAACGGCGACGTGACGTGGACCGAGACCTTCCGCGTGCGCGCCGATCGGATCTTCGATATCGAGGGCGTGGTCGCCGAGCGCGTGGCCGGCGCTCTGCGCATGCGGCGCGCGGCGGGTGAGCAGGACCGCCGGCGCCGGCGCTACACGACCGACGCCGGCGCCTACGAGGACTACCTGCGCGGCCGCGCCGCGCTGGTCGCCTACACGCCGGACGGCGCGCAGCAGGCCGTGCGGGCCTTCGAAGCGGCGCTCGCCCGCGATCCCGGCTACACCCTCGCGCTGGCGGGCCTCGCGATGGCCTCCGCCGACATGTACCTGCGGTTCGCGCCCCCTCCAGACGTGGAAGCGTGGGGCGCTCGCGCCGAGACCGCCGCGCGCGATGCCCTCGACCGCGATGGGGAGCTGGCCGAAGCGCACCTCGCGCGTGCGGCCATTGCACGGAAGCGCGAGTTCGACTGGAACACGACGATCGAGGCGAGCCGGCGGGCCCTGATCCTCAACCCCGGCCTGGAGCAGGCGCACCTGTTCGCGGCCGCCGCGTACTACCACCTCGGCTACATGGATGACGCGCGGATCGCCCTCGAGCAGGGGCGGCGCCTCCACGGTCCCGACGTCGTGGAGCCGATCCGCATCGAGGCACTCGTCGCGCTCTTCAGCGGCGACTTCGCGCCGGCGCGTGCGCGGCTCGAGGAGGTGAGCCGCCTGAGCAGCCAGGCCATCGGCGACACGTACCTGGCCCTGGCCTACTACTACTCCGGGAGCGCCGAACGGGGACGCGCCATGCTGGAGACGCTGGCCGCCGCGCCGTCGGCATCCACGGCGGCCCGCGCCGGCGTGGCACTCGCCGCGGTGCTCGCCGCCCAGGGCGACCCGGCCGGCGCGCGCGTGCGGCTGGCGCGCGTGACCGAGCTCGCCTATCGCGACCATCACGTCGCCTACGGCTTCGGCACGGCCTACGCCCAGTTGCGCGACGTGGACCAGGCGGTGACCTGGCTCCGCATCGCGGCCGACACGGGCTTCCCGTGCGTGCCGTTCTTCGAGCGCGACCCGCTGCTGGATCCGCTGCGCGGCCGCGCCGAGTTCGACGGGCTGCTGGCCTACGTGCGCGCCCGTCGCGACGACGCGATCTCGGTCACGCCGTGA